In Zea mays cultivar B73 chromosome 7, Zm-B73-REFERENCE-NAM-5.0, whole genome shotgun sequence, the following proteins share a genomic window:
- the LOC109940986 gene encoding phytoene synthase 3, chloroplastic, translating to MMSTSRAVKSPACAARRRQWSADAPNRTATFLACRHGRRLGGGGGAPCSVRAEGSNTIGCLEAEAWGGAPALPGLRVAAPSPGDAFVVPSEQRVHEVVLRQAALAAAAPRTARIEPVPLDGGLKAAFHRCGEVCREYAKTFYLATQLMTPERRMAIWAIYVWCRRTDELVDGPNASHISALALDRWESRLEDIFAGRPYDMLDAALSDTVARFPVDIQPFRDMIEGMRMDLKKSRYRSFDELYLYCYYVAGTVGLMSVPVMGISPASRAATETVYKGALALGLANQLTNILRDVGEDARRGRIYLPQDELEMAGLSDADVLDGRVTDEWRGFMRGQIARARAFFRQAEEGATELNQESRWPVWSSLLLYRQILDEIEANDYDNFTRRAYVPKTKKLMALPKAYLRSLVVPSSSSQAESRRRYSTLT from the exons atgATGTCTACGAGCCGCGCGGTGAAGTCGCCGGCGtgcgcggctcggcggcggcagtGGTCCGCGGACGCGCCGAACCGCACGGCGACGTTCCTGGCCTGCAGGCACGggaggcggctcggcggcggcggcggggcgcCGTGCTCCGTGCGCGCCGAGGGCTCCAACACCATTGGCTGCCTCGAGGCCGAGGCGTGGGGCGGCGCGCCGGCGCTGCCGGGCCTCCGCGTGGCGGCGCCGTCGCCCGGGGACGCGTTCGTCGTGCCGTCCGAGCAGAGGGTGCACGAGGTGGTGCTCAGGCAGGCGGCGCTCGCGGCCGCGGCGCCGAGGACGGCGCGGATCGAGCCGGTGCCCCTGGACGGCGGGCTGAAGGCGGCCTTCCACCGCTGCGGCGAGGTCTGCAGGGAGTACGCCAAGACATTCTACCTTG CGACGCAGCTGATGACGCCCGAGAGGAGGATGGCGATCTGGGCAATATACG TGTGGTGCAGGAGAACGGACGAGCTCGTGGACGGCCCCAACGCGTCCCACATCTCGGCGCTGGCGCTGGACCGGTGGGAGTCGCGGCTGGAGGACATCTTCGCCGGCCGGCCGTACGACATGCTCGACGCCGCCCTGTCCGACACCGTCGCCAGGTTCCCCGTCGACATCCAG CCGTTCAGGGACATGATCGAGGGGATGCGCATGGACCTGAAGAAGTCCCGGTACAGGAGCTTCGACGAGCTGTACCTCTACTGCTACTACGTGGCCGGCACCGTGGGGCTGATGAGCGTCCCGGTGATGGGCATCTCGCCGGCGTCCAGGGCGGCCACCGAGACGGTGTACAAGGGGGCGCTGGCGCTGGGCCTGGCGAACCAGCTCACCAACATCCTCAGGGACGTCGGCGAGGA CGCCAGGAGGGGACGGATCTACCTCCCGCAGGACGAGCTGGAGATGGCGGGGCTCTCCGACGCCGACGTCCTGGACGGCCGCGTCACCGACGAGTGGAGGGGCTTCATGAGGGGCCAGATCGCGAGGGCCAGAGCCTTCTTCAGGCAGGCGGAGGAAGGCGCCACCGAGCTCAACCAGGAGAGCCGATGGCCG GTGTGGTCTTCTCTGCTCCTGTACCGGCAGATCCTCGACGAGATCGAGGCCAACGACTACGACAACTTCACCCGGAGGGCCTACGTTCCGAAGACGAAGAAGCTGATGGCGCTGCCCAAGGCGTACCTGAGATCACTGGTGGTGCCCTCCTCCTCTTCTCAGGCTGAGAGCCGGAGACGCTATTCCACCCTAACATAG